From the genome of Setaria viridis chromosome 1, Setaria_viridis_v4.0, whole genome shotgun sequence:
CATGAGATTTAGAGTAGCCAGTAGCATGATTGTCATTTCTCACCGTAAAGCGCTGCAGGCAGCAGGTTCAATTTACCAGAGCCCGATCTCCTGGCTGACAATTGTTTCTCTATGACCACAGAAAACAGAGGAATGGTCGTCTATAGAACAGGAGATTCTTCTGAAAGCTGCCGGCATCATGAAGCGACATCAACTTTGGACTGCCGCGTGAATCAATAGCGTGTGTGATTGTTTCAGAAGACCAAAAGACTCTGGCATGATCTGATGCTCATAGGGAAGGGAGGACGTGTAAATattccttcttctttcatctATCTTACTGTTTATAAGGAATAAAATACAAAAGTGAGGTATGAATTACCTGTACAATTTGTTCTAAGTATGTGATAATTACAGTTGGTTGATCTCCCAGTCCTCACATACACCCACGTCTATGGTCATCGTCTTGTTCCCGTTCTCTCCTGCCCCGGGAGACGACAGCACCCTGCAGCAATTCCGCCTCGGAGACTGCAGCAGGTTTATGCAAAAACTAACCAGTCAGCATCGCTACACTAGTAGACGATTAGAAGACAAGTGTTCAATCAATCAACATGAAGAGAGGTCGGCGAAGATTACCCTATCCCACAGTGCGGGGTCGGGCTTCTTGACCACGAGCACGGTGTCGAGCAGCGCGTCCGGGTCCGGTATCTTCCACCTGCACGCGGGGCGCTTTTcgtttcgccgccgccaccgctggtaCCTCGTCACGGTGGTCTCCCCTccgcgcgccaccgcccgccgcgccgccgccaggtaGTACAGCGCGGGCATCTCGCACGGGTTGCGCGCCAGCGGCCGCGTGTTGAACGCGTGCGACTTGTAGTCCGCGCGGCGGTACCAGTTTTGGAACGTCCGCGCGGGGGTCTCCATCTCCCGCGCCGGGATCGCGCCCCTCGCCACCATCACCACGAACCCCCACGCCACGGACACCGTCCACCGCCGTGCCTCGTCGTAGCAGATGGACTGCTGCATCGTCCCCGCTGAGTCCAGCATCACGGGCCCCTCGAACAGCCTCCGCACCGCGGCCGGGCGGGACCGCGCGTCCGGGAACAGTGGCCGCACCACGTCGAGGTGGTGCAGCGACACGAGCGGCGCCACGgggtgcgcggcgaggaggcccaGGAGGTCGCCGTACACGTCGTACTGGTGGAACCCCGGGTGCCTCGTCAGCGGCACGCCCAGCTCCGCCATGCACGCCTGGATGCGGTCGTCGCTGCCGTACAGCGACGGGTACCGGCGGATGCACGCGTCCTGCATCCGCTCCAGCCTCGCCGCCAACGGCCGGCTGAtggcgaagccgccgccgccgaacgccATGCCGTACGAGAAGTAGATGTTCTGCAGGTGGCTCTCGGAGGGGGAGCCGATGTAGTAGGGCTGCCGGTGGTCAAGCCTGCTCAGGACCGCGAGGAGGTTGTCGGGGAGGAAGACGGTGTCGTCGTCACCCATGACAAACCACCGCGCGTCGGAGAGGCCGAGGCGGAACGTCTCGGAGACGATGCGGGAGATGCGGATGGCGgagcggtggccgcggcggtgcGTGTAAGGGAAGCTGGAGGTGTCCGAGGAGACCATGATGGGCGGCAGCCCCTCCGGCACGCTGGAAGGCCGCACGGGGCGGTCCATCCACACGAACCCGCGCATGCCCCCGCCAGGGCGCCACCAGATCTTGATGTACTCCTTCCGCTTCTCCCACAGGCGCGCCGACGCCGCGATGCCGAACACCACGTGCTGCAGCGTCGTCGCCGGGGGcaccgcgggaggaggagggggagacggcggcgatggcgtcgaGGATGTAAGGTTATTATTGTTGGTAATAAGGTGGGAGGCGGGCAGGGCAGTAGCCATGCCCTTGGCGGTGACGAGGTCATCCGGCGAGCAAGCGGGGGTGGAGGAGAGAATGGCGTGGAGGGTGTAGAAGATGTAGAGGACGGTGAGCGGGAGCAGGAGCAGAAGGACGAagcggaggagggaggccgCCGGGCTCTCCttgccgcctcctccggcggcggccttcATTGCCCGCGCCGTCTCCGGCCGTCGGTAtgtcctccggcggcggcaaaAGTTTCCGGTGGGAGCGAGCAGATTGGtgcgggaagagagagaaaagtgaGAGATTTTTACGGAGCTCGCGGAGGCGGAACGGTGGCGTAGGGGAGATCGGCAGGCCGCGCATTCTCCTCGCGCGTTGGTGGGAGCGGTTCAGGTTCAGCTGATCGGCTCCGGTCGTTTCTCGCGCTTTCGGTTTCAGTTCTTCGTTGATGAAGCGATTCTTTGGCGTCATTGCGCATCGCAACTCTGGCACACACGGCGGCGGAGTTATACAAGATGGCTTTAAAGCCCAATACAGCACCTGGAAGCCCAACTGCGGTTCGGAAGCGGAAGCCACGGCGTGGACCACCTTTCCGACCTTTTTTCCTTCCGCCCCAACGCATGCAACAATGGAGatttgattttattttattctggCACCAAAATACAACTAACCTCCTATTTGTCTTTTTTGCGGGGCATGTGGTTAAAAGTGGGAATAAAGGGTGGGAACTTGAAAATAGAGATTTGAACTtgcaattcaaaatttgaagtaACAACAGAATATTTTAAAAAGCTCAATTAACAAGTACCATAAAAATGTATAGAAAACCTATGGTAAATTTAGAGGACCATCCGCAACATCATTCGGATATAATACAAACTTATAGTTATACGCTCATAAAAAATCTAATAAGTTTGTACAACTAAAAAGAGTAATCCTCCAACAATCTGAATGTCTTCTCGTGAAGTACTGCACCTGTAAAGTTTCAAAAAATAAGATATACTCAGTCAGCAAAAATGTTGAAAACAAGAATATGTTTGCATAATTCGTAAAGATTAAATAAATGTTTGGATTAGCATTTACACAATTCTTAATTGGATAGACCAAACTGAAATGTTAAGTACATTATATTCAGTACTTTTAAACTAATTCACAGAAATAGTTGAATGTAATAATATGAAATGTTGATTACTATAAATTTGTAATGTTGAACTAGATTGACACGATTGTTGAACACAACAATCTAAATGTTGAAATAAAGAAATGCTCTGTTGGATAGAAAAAGCTGAAATGTTGAGTACATTCTATTCAATTCAGTGGTATTGAACTATATTAACAGATTATTGTAGATTTGTAGTGTTGTACTAGATTGGCACAATTGTTGAACATAACAATCTAAATGTTGAAAATATCGAAATGCATTGTTGGATAGAACAATATGAAATGTTGAGTACATTATTTCAGTAGTGTTCAACTATATCCACGGAATTTGTTGATTGTAATAATATGAAATGTTGATTACTACAGATTTGTAATGTTGAACTAGATTGACACAATTATTGAACAGAACAATCTAAGTGTTGAAATATTTACAAAGAGAATGTTCATCAATGTCAAAAAAGtattagaataaaaaaataatgagtTTGGTAAGTACTCAAGGCAGCATTGCACTTATAGAGAACCTATACGCCTTACTGTACGGAATAAAAAAACTAGTAAAAAACATATGCTGCTTCAACCGATATTTATCCCCAAGTGTCTTCTACTGCTAGACAAAGTGATAGCAAGAGTTGATGTACTGCTGCTACTAAGAATGAGATCAAAGTGAACTTCCTAGCAATACCGCTAGACAAAGCTCTAGTCTATGCAAAGCTTAAATCAACACTTGGCAATGAGACTCATTCTAAACAAGAATAACTGAATGAGATAGTGACTTAAACAATAGCCCACACTTTCAGATCACTTGCGAGTAGGAAAACTGAGCAAAAAACTAATATTCTAGGGGGTAATTAATATGAGCAGCAAAGGCAAATATTTGAACCATGCAATTGGAAATATTGAAACTGCAAATACAAAATGTTAGATAAACTAATGGAAAATGTTGGGTTCAAAGAGTAGAATTGTTGAAACAAACCATTGGAAATGTCGAATTCCATTAGTAAAGATGTTGAATCAAACTATTGAAAAAGTTGAAACTGAATTTTAAAATATTGCATTGAAATAGTAAATGTTGAATCATACCATTGGAAATATTGAaactagaagtattaaatgttgGACAAGCTAATGGAAATGTTGAAATTGAATATAAAATGTTGGGTTCAAAGAATGGAATTGTTGAACCAAAATATTGGAAATGTTGAAACTGATGTTGCACCGAAACACTACAAAATGTTTAACCAAACCATTTCCTGCTAATTGCTCATGTAAGTAACAAAGCTAACAGATTCTGTGTATAGCAAAGATGAAAAAAACAATACTTGCAAGCAGGAAAGCTGACCAGCACACAAATATTCAGCAAAAGGCAAATATTTTAGGTAAATATGtgtactaaaaaataaaaaggtatCTCTTACATGACCAACATTCTTAAGCTTGTCGCCAAGAATATTTTGTGTAAATGTAGCTCCGAGATCAATCATCTTGTTATGAACAAAGCAAGCCCTAATGCAGTAATTTTGTCTTGCtagttaaatattttttttgaaacgaaccggTTAGGAGAGCtaccaattatattaaaaagaagaatgcACCCAGACTGGGCACAACAACAAACAGTAGAACAACAACActggccggttggattgggacatcaacacagcCACACAACTCCACTCGAAACACCAACTCAAAACAACAACC
Proteins encoded in this window:
- the LOC117842008 gene encoding uncharacterized protein translates to MKAAAGGGGKESPAASLLRFVLLLLLPLTVLYIFYTLHAILSSTPACSPDDLVTAKGMATALPASHLITNNNNLTSSTPSPPSPPPPPAVPPATTLQHVVFGIAASARLWEKRKEYIKIWWRPGGGMRGFVWMDRPVRPSSVPEGLPPIMVSSDTSSFPYTHRRGHRSAIRISRIVSETFRLGLSDARWFVMGDDDTVFLPDNLLAVLSRLDHRQPYYIGSPSESHLQNIYFSYGMAFGGGGFAISRPLAARLERMQDACIRRYPSLYGSDDRIQACMAELGVPLTRHPGFHQYDVYGDLLGLLAAHPVAPLVSLHHLDVVRPLFPDARSRPAAVRRLFEGPVMLDSAGTMQQSICYDEARRWTVSVAWGFVVMVARGAIPAREMETPARTFQNWYRRADYKSHAFNTRPLARNPCEMPALYYLAAARRAVARGGETTVTRYQRWRRRNEKRPACRWKIPDPDALLDTVLVVKKPDPALWDRVIFADLSSC